One genomic region from Nitrospinota bacterium encodes:
- the tuf gene encoding elongation factor Tu (EF-Tu; promotes GTP-dependent binding of aminoacyl-tRNA to the A-site of ribosomes during protein biosynthesis; when the tRNA anticodon matches the mRNA codon, GTP hydrolysis results; the inactive EF-Tu-GDP leaves the ribosome and release of GDP is promoted by elongation factor Ts; many prokaryotes have two copies of the gene encoding EF-Tu), which produces SLPEGVEMVMPGDNVSASVELITPIAMEKELRFAIREGGRTVGAGVISEIIE; this is translated from the coding sequence AAGTTTACCTGAGGGTGTAGAGATGGTTATGCCTGGAGATAATGTAAGTGCTAGTGTAGAGTTAATTACGCCGATAGCGATGGAGAAGGAGTTAAGATTTGCTATTCGGGAAGGTGGAAGGACTGTAGGAGCAGGTGTTATCAGTGAAATTATAGAGTAG